A region from the Corylus avellana chromosome ca7, CavTom2PMs-1.0 genome encodes:
- the LOC132187965 gene encoding uncharacterized protein LOC132187965, whose product MDKREIESDRIKPFMLILRSPAYKFSGKGSFHVFLILLLADTHIDHKEKKEEWKVLQDNKRCHTMIMSKNAVTRKDASMLVCSRCVAAFAVLRLASAAWRVSVVVAPKMWESVE is encoded by the exons ATGGataagagagagatagagagcgaCAGAATTAAGCCCTTCATGCTAATCCTTCGGTCTCCTGCTTATAAATTTAGTGGAAAAGGTTCTTTTCATGTGTTTCTCATCTTACTCCTAGCAGACACTCATATAGATCATaaggagaagaaggaagaatggAAGGTGCTCCAGGACAACAAGAGATGTCATACTATGATCATGTCCAAAAACGCCGTGACGAGAAAGGATGCCTCTATGCTTG TTTGTTCACGTTGTGTTGCTGCTTTTGCTGTGCTGAGGCTTGCGAGTGCTGCTTGGAGAGTATCTGTTGTTGTTGCTCCTAAGATGTGGGAATCAGTTGAGTAA
- the LOC132187417 gene encoding D-glycerate 3-kinase, chloroplastic, giving the protein MNMAVLNGLYQPWPPTASPRLYYFNNQNHYCNSNCKLHSLSHSYHFSILSSLYAPTKPIRTASGLSQMPTHFSKSGSGCSWMQDNSWCHNTASSNDCRQGPLYSVFPTKRAEVSSVQDLFEFICSGPLINKLGLTPEKVTESIDKWLEYGSYLCRLFQLNELDLTVPQKARLFHYYIPVFLWCEDQIYQHRSMFKDGEDIPPLVIGFSAPQGCGKTTLVFALDYLFRVAGRKTATISIDDFYLTAEDQAKLREEHPGNALLEFRGNAGSHDLPFSVETLTALNSLTKEGLKMKLPRYDKSAYNGRGDRADPSTWPEVEGPLTAVLFEGWMLGFKPLSMEVVKAVDPQLETVNKNLEAYYDAWDKFIKAWIVIKIKDPSCVYQWRLQAEIAMREAGNPGMSDEEVKDFVSRYLPAYKAYLPTLYSEGPSGSNPKHLLVIEIDEGRNPILAC; this is encoded by the exons ATGAACATGGCGGTTCTGAATGGCTTATATCAGCCATGGCCACCGACAGCTTCGCCCCGtctctattattttaataatcaaaatCATTATTGTAATAGTAATTGTAAATTACATTCTTTATCTCATTCTTATCACTTCTctattctctcttctctctatgCTCCGACCAAACCAATCCGCACAGCTTCAGGGCTCTCTCAAATGCCAACCCACTTCTCAAAATCAG GCAGTGGGTGTTCATGGATGCAAGACAATTCCTGGTGTCACAACACTGCTTCCAGCAATGATTGCAGGCAGGGCCCATTGTATTCAGTGTTTCCCACAAAACGTGCAGAAGTTTCCTCTGTGCAGGACCTTTTCGAATTCATATGCTCAGGTCCTTTGATAAACAAGTTAGGTCTGACCCCTGAAAAAGTCACCGAGTCCATTGACAAGTGGTTAGAATATGGATCGTACCTGTGTCGATTGTTTCAGCTCAATGAATTGGACCTTACAGTTCCTCAGAAAGCAAGGTTATTTCACTACTATATACCGGTGTTTTTATGGTGTGAAGATCAGATTTATCAGCACAGATCCATGTTCAAAGATGGAGAAGATATACCTCCTTTAGTG ATCGGTTTTAGTGCACCACAAGGTTGTGGGAAGACTACACTTGTCTTTGCTCTTGACTATCTTTTCCGAGTTGCTGGCAG GAAGACCGCCACAATATCCATTGATGACTTTTATTTGACAGCTGAGGATCAG GCTAAACTGAGGGAAGAACATCCTGGAAATGCACTATTAGAG TTTCGTGGAAATGCTGGCAGCCATGATCTACCATTCTCCGTCGAAACACTAACGGCTCTTAACAGTTTGACTAAAGAAG GTCTAAAGATGAAGCTACCTCGATATGATAAA TCTGCATATAATGGGAGGGGTGACAGAGCTGATCCTTCAACATGGCCAGAGGTTGAAGGGCCACTTACG GCTGTTCTGTTCGAAGGTTGGATGCTTGGTTTTAAACCCCTTTCCATGGAAGTTGTCAAAGCAGTTGATCCACAG CTAGAGACGGTTAATAAAAATCTTGAAGCATATTATGATGCATGGGACAAGTTCATAAAGGCATGGATAGTCATCAAGATTAAAGACCCCAGTTGTGTCTACCAGTGGCGTTTGCAG GCAGAGATTGCCATGAGAGAGGCAGGAAATCCTGGGATGTCAGATGAGGAG GTGAAAGATTTTGTGTCACGGTACCTGCCAGCATACAAGGCTTACCTTCCCACCCTTTACTCTGAAGGACCAAGTGGTTCAAATCCAAAGCATCTCCTTGTCATAGAAATTGATGAAGGCAGGAATCCCATCCTGGCTTGTTAA